Within the Anaeromicrobium sediminis genome, the region TGTCACTAAGGCATCATATGGAGTATTATATGATAACAATGGCTATAAATTTGATTTTCCAAGAATATCAACTTTCATTAACTATATTTTAAAATTAATAGTTGAGATTTATAAATCTTCATTTAGTTATATTTTAAGGATCATTAAGAAGGATTGTGAACCAATTATTGTAGAAGTTGACTTAGAGGTTAAAGATCCGCTTATTATAACAATTATTTCA harbors:
- a CDS encoding Na+/H+ antiporter subunit E; translated protein: MKKMKQNFKLFLIQFLFWMFLTLDFTPLNFIIGIVFSSIVTKASYGVLYDNNGYKFDFPRISTFINYILKLIVEIYKSSFSYILRIIKKDCEPIIVEVDLEVKDPLIITIIS